One Planctomycetaceae bacterium genomic region harbors:
- a CDS encoding radical SAM protein — MKDKLSILLVNPPIYDFAAYDFWLKPLGMLTAAGKIANADFQLFDFLDRVHSFYSGKPKFKNDKWGRGSFYSEIITKPDVFKNVPRKFCRFGLPKDFFIEFLKENDHCDYVFVQTVMTYWYLGYKEVIETVKTYWPKAKIVLGGPYTKICPEHAKSIGADFIDGEENNPVMVPARGIEMMTRLNGVSLWNLYKNPETAAMKITQGCPFKCTYCTVPIFNKGFTARPYEEIIEEFNFIISLGVKNIAFYDDALLYKADEVIKPFLRYAINNKIKINFHTPNALNARFIDAELADLLVRAGFKSFYLGFESSADEFQKQTGSKILDREFSEAVKNLVTAGAEKNSITAYLILGHPKFEIQNVEDSMKYVNSLGVRSMLADFSPIPIVADSKLCEKYVDISEPLMHNKTVFPIIVYGADKVNRIKDICRSLNHKVEGAE; from the coding sequence ATGAAAGACAAATTATCAATACTGCTGGTAAATCCGCCGATTTATGATTTCGCGGCTTACGACTTCTGGCTCAAGCCTTTGGGGATGCTAACGGCTGCGGGCAAAATCGCAAACGCAGACTTTCAGCTATTCGATTTTTTAGACCGTGTGCATTCTTTTTATTCAGGCAAACCGAAATTTAAAAATGACAAATGGGGACGCGGGAGTTTTTATTCAGAAATAATCACCAAGCCCGATGTTTTTAAAAATGTCCCTCGAAAATTTTGCCGATTCGGACTGCCGAAAGATTTTTTTATCGAATTTCTGAAAGAAAATGACCATTGCGATTATGTTTTCGTTCAAACCGTAATGACTTACTGGTATTTAGGCTATAAAGAAGTTATCGAAACTGTAAAAACTTATTGGCCTAAAGCGAAAATAGTTTTAGGTGGGCCTTATACAAAAATTTGTCCGGAACACGCAAAAAGTATTGGTGCGGATTTTATTGATGGAGAGGAAAACAACCCCGTCATGGTCCCCGCAAGAGGGATTGAAATGATGACGAGACTAAACGGGGTGTCATTGTGGAATCTTTATAAAAATCCGGAAACGGCAGCGATGAAGATAACGCAGGGGTGTCCTTTCAAATGTACTTACTGCACTGTACCTATTTTTAATAAAGGATTTACGGCCAGGCCTTACGAAGAAATAATCGAGGAATTCAATTTTATAATTTCGCTCGGCGTTAAAAATATCGCATTCTATGACGATGCGCTTTTATATAAAGCTGATGAAGTTATAAAACCTTTTCTACGGTATGCCATTAATAACAAAATTAAAATTAATTTTCACACACCGAATGCGCTTAACGCAAGATTCATAGATGCAGAACTTGCGGATTTACTTGTGAGGGCAGGCTTCAAGAGTTTTTATCTTGGTTTTGAGAGCAGTGCAGATGAATTTCAAAAGCAGACCGGCTCGAAAATTTTAGACAGGGAATTTTCAGAGGCTGTGAAAAATCTTGTTACGGCCGGTGCTGAAAAAAATAGTATTACCGCATATTTAATCCTGGGACATCCGAAATTTGAGATTCAAAATGTTGAAGACTCTATGAAATATGTTAACAGCCTGGGTGTTCGGTCGATGTTGGCGGATTTTTCACCTATTCCTATTGTGGCGGACAGCAAACTATGTGAGAAATATGTTGATATAAGCGAGCCTTTGATGCACAATAAGACCGTCTTTCCGATTATTGTATATGGGGCTGATAAAGTGAATCGAATAAAAGATATATGCCGAAGTTTAAATCATAAAGTCGAAGGTGCCGAATGA